The genome window ATGGAATTACTGAAAAATTAGACTATATAAAACATCTTGGAGCTGACTACATTTGGATAACACCTTTCTTTGTTTCACCACAAAGAGATAATGGTTATGATGTAGCTGATTATTGTAATATTGATCCTATGTATGGAACTATGGAAGATTTTGATAGACTTTCACAAGAGGCTCATAAAAGAGGAATAGGTATCATGTTAGATATGGTATTTAACCACACATCTACTGAGCATAAGTGGTTTAAAAAAGCTTTAGCTGGAGAGAAAAAATATCAAGATTTCTATATCTTTAAAAAGGGAGAAAAGGGAAATCCTCCTACTAACTGGGTTTCAAAATTTGGTGGAAATGCTTGGGAGTATGTAGATGAGTTAGAAAGCTACTATCTTCACCTTTTTGATAAAACTCAAGCAGACTTAAACTGGGAAAATCCTGAAGTTAGAGAGGAGATTTATAAAGTTGTTAAGTTTTGGCTTAACAAAGGGGTAAATGGTTTTAGATTTGACGTAGTAAACCTTATCTCTAAACCTGGTAAGTTTGAAAATGATTATGAGGGAGATGGAAGAAGATTCTATACTGATGGTCCTAGAATCCATGAGTATTTAAAGGGACTAAACCAAAATACTTTTGGACAAAATAAAGATATCATCACAGTTGGAGAGATGTCTTCTACTTCCATGGAAAACTGTTTTAAATACTCTGGGAAAGATGAAAATGAACTATCTATGGTATTTAATTTCCATCATTTAAAAGTAGATTATAAAAATAAAGATAAATGGGCATTACAACCTTTTGATTTCCAAGAATTAAAGGATATACTTAACTCTTGGCAGGTGGGAATGCAAGATCACAATGCTTGGTCAGCTCTTTTCTGGTGTAACCATGATCAACCTAGAGTTGTATCAAGATTTGGAGATGATAAAAACTATTGGAAAAAATCTGCTAAGATGTTAGGAACAGTTATCCATATGTTAAGAGGAACTCCATATATCTATCAAGGGGAAGAGATAGGTATGACTAATGCTTACTTTGATAATATCTCACAATATAAAGATGTGGAATCTATTAACTATCACAAGATTCTAATGGATAATGGACTAACTAATGAAGAGGCTATGAAAATTGTAATGGAGCGTTCTAGAGATAATGGAAGAACTCCTATGCAATGGTCTGATGATATTAATGGTGAATTCTCTAAGGGAACCCCTTGGATTGAAAATATAAAAAATTATAGAGATATAAATGTAGAGAATCAAATTGATGATGAGAATAGTATCTTTAACCATTATCGTAAACTTATAGCTCTAAGAAAAGAGTATCAAGTAATCTCTTTAGGAAAAACTATCCCACTAGCTGAAAAGGATAAAAGTATCTATATGTTCAAAAGAGAGTTAGAAAATGAAGAGCTTTTAGTTATAAATAATTTCTATGGAGATAGTTGTGAGATAGATTTAGATTTTGATATTGAAGGTTATAAGTGTATTCTTTCAAATGAAGATATTAATAAAAAATTAGAGAAAAATTTAAAACTTGAAGCATATGATTCATTTGTATTTTATAGAAAAAAATAGGATAAGGTTAATAAAAATATAGGAGGATTAGGAATATGGCTGAGATTAATGAAAAATTTAGAGAGGATGCTTTAAAAGTAATAGAAGGAGTAGGGGGAAAAGATAACATATCATCTGTTACTCACTGTATGACAAGACTTCGTTTTGTATTAAAGGATCCAAATAAAGCTGATATAAAAAAATTAGAAACAATAAAAAGTGTAAAAGGAAGTTTTACTAATGGTGGACAATTTCAGATAATTATAGGAAACACTGTTGCAGAGTTCTATAAAACTATGACTGCTCTATTTGATTTAAAAGAGGTATCTAAAGAGGAAAGTAAAGAGTATGCTAAGAAAAATATGAATCCTTTAGAGAGATTCTTAGCTACTATGGCAGAGATTTTTGTTCCTCTACTACCAGCTATTATCTGTGGAGGACTTATCTTAGGATTTAGAAATCTAATTGGAGATATTCAATTTGGTGGACAAACTTTAGTTCAAGCTCATCCTTTCTGGGCAACTGTGTATAATTTCCTTTGGCTTATTGGAGAAGCTATATTCCATTTTTTACCTGTGGGAATCACTTGGTCAGTTGTTAGAAAAATGGGTGGAAGTCAAATTCTTGGAATTATTCTAGGAATAACTTTAGTTTCACCTCAACTTATGAATGCTTATAACATTGGTAAGGCTACTCCTGAATCTTGGGATTTTATTTTATTCT of uncultured Fusobacterium sp. contains these proteins:
- the treC gene encoding alpha,alpha-phosphotrehalase, with product MNFENKVVYQIYPKSFYDSNNDGIGDLNGITEKLDYIKHLGADYIWITPFFVSPQRDNGYDVADYCNIDPMYGTMEDFDRLSQEAHKRGIGIMLDMVFNHTSTEHKWFKKALAGEKKYQDFYIFKKGEKGNPPTNWVSKFGGNAWEYVDELESYYLHLFDKTQADLNWENPEVREEIYKVVKFWLNKGVNGFRFDVVNLISKPGKFENDYEGDGRRFYTDGPRIHEYLKGLNQNTFGQNKDIITVGEMSSTSMENCFKYSGKDENELSMVFNFHHLKVDYKNKDKWALQPFDFQELKDILNSWQVGMQDHNAWSALFWCNHDQPRVVSRFGDDKNYWKKSAKMLGTVIHMLRGTPYIYQGEEIGMTNAYFDNISQYKDVESINYHKILMDNGLTNEEAMKIVMERSRDNGRTPMQWSDDINGEFSKGTPWIENIKNYRDINVENQIDDENSIFNHYRKLIALRKEYQVISLGKTIPLAEKDKSIYMFKRELENEELLVINNFYGDSCEIDLDFDIEGYKCILSNEDINKKLEKNLKLEAYDSFVFYRKK